Proteins from a genomic interval of Clostridium sp. M62/1:
- a CDS encoding NAD(P)/FAD-dependent oxidoreductase has translation MYDVIIIGAGVSGCASARELSRYQGSFCVVEKEEDVCCGTSKANSAIIHAGYDAASGSLMAKLNVEGNQMMEQLSKDLDFHFRRNGSLVLCLHEEELPNLQALYERGIKNGVKELRILNREELKAMEPNITDNAVAALYAPTGGIVCPFGLTIALAENANMNGVEFKFNTEVQDIKKTEDGTFELHTNNGVLKTRFVVNAAGVYADKFHNMMSEEKIHITPRRGDYCLLDRTAGNLVDKTVFTLPGKFGKGILVTPTIHGNLLLGPTAIDIDDKEGTNTTREGLDEVIEKAQNSVNNIPMRQVITSFAGLRAHEDHHEFIIRELPDCKGFIDCAGIESPGLSSSPAIGKMVADILREKADLKEKDNFIATRKGILDPKSLSKEERSRLIKEQPAYGNIICRCETISEGEILDAIHRPLGAKSLDGVKRRTRAGMGRCQAGFCSPRTMDILARELNISMYEVTKSGGDSKIVVGTNKDRL, from the coding sequence GGAAGCTTCTGCGTCGTGGAGAAGGAAGAGGATGTCTGCTGCGGCACATCCAAGGCCAACAGTGCCATTATCCATGCAGGATATGACGCGGCCTCTGGCTCACTGATGGCCAAGCTCAATGTGGAAGGAAACCAGATGATGGAGCAGCTCTCAAAGGATCTGGACTTTCACTTCAGGAGAAACGGCTCCCTGGTTCTCTGTCTCCATGAGGAGGAGCTGCCGAACCTTCAGGCCCTCTATGAGCGGGGAATCAAAAACGGAGTGAAGGAGCTTCGTATTTTAAACAGGGAAGAGTTAAAGGCGATGGAGCCCAATATCACGGACAATGCAGTAGCTGCACTCTACGCTCCTACGGGAGGAATCGTATGTCCCTTCGGCTTAACGATTGCCCTGGCTGAAAATGCCAACATGAACGGGGTGGAATTCAAGTTCAACACAGAGGTTCAGGATATTAAGAAGACGGAGGACGGAACCTTTGAGCTTCACACGAACAACGGGGTACTGAAGACGAGATTTGTGGTGAACGCGGCAGGCGTATACGCAGATAAATTCCACAACATGATGAGCGAGGAGAAAATCCATATTACGCCAAGGCGCGGCGATTACTGCCTCCTTGACCGCACAGCCGGCAATCTGGTAGATAAGACAGTATTTACCCTCCCCGGAAAGTTCGGAAAGGGAATTCTCGTCACACCGACAATTCACGGGAACCTGCTTCTGGGCCCCACTGCCATCGACATCGATGACAAGGAAGGGACGAATACGACCAGAGAGGGGCTTGACGAGGTTATCGAGAAGGCGCAGAACAGCGTGAACAACATTCCCATGCGCCAGGTTATCACCTCCTTCGCAGGGCTGCGCGCCCATGAGGATCACCATGAATTTATTATCAGGGAGCTTCCTGACTGCAAAGGATTTATCGACTGCGCCGGAATTGAGTCTCCGGGACTTTCCAGCAGCCCTGCCATCGGAAAGATGGTCGCTGACATTCTGAGGGAGAAGGCTGATCTGAAGGAGAAGGACAACTTCATTGCCACCAGAAAGGGAATCCTCGATCCTAAATCTCTGTCCAAGGAGGAGAGAAGCAGGCTCATTAAGGAGCAGCCTGCCTACGGAAATATTATCTGCCGCTGCGAGACGATCTCTGAGGGAGAAATTCTCGACGCCATCCACAGACCGCTGGGAGCAAAGTCCTTAGACGGAGTGAAGCGGCGTACAAGAGCGGGAATGGGCCGCTGCCAGGCAGGATTCTGTTCACCGAGAACCATGGATATCCTGGCAAGGGAGCTTAATATCAGCATGTACGAGGTTACAAAGTCCGGCGGCGATTCCAAAATCGTAGTGGGAACCAACAAGGACAGACTGTAA
- the prfB gene encoding peptide chain release factor 2 (programmed frameshift) — protein sequence MVELDQFKYMLSTYDDTLVEVRDSLDLDGKVKRIDELDKSMEEPGFWDDPEMSTRLMREAKNLKDTVESYRKLEQEYEDIQVMLEMGYEENDPSLIPEIQGMMDDFVEKLEAIRIQTLLSGEYDNNNAILKLNAGAGGTEACDWCSMLYRMYQRWADKKGFTTAVIDYLDGEEAGIKSITLQINGENAYGFLKSERGVHRLVRISPFNSAGKRQTSFVSCDVMPDIKEDLDVEINPDELRIDTYRSSGAGGQHINKTSSAIRITHLPTGIVVQCQNERSQFQNKEVAMQMLKTKLYMLKQEEHAEKLSDIRGDVKDINFGNQIRSYVMQPYTLVKDHRTGAESGNVNAVLDGDIDLFISAYLKWINLNDKKSD from the exons ATGGTTGAGTTAGATCAGTTTAAGTACATGCTGTCAACGTATGACGATACCCTGGTGGAAGTGAGGGATTCACTT GACCTGGATGGCAAGGTGAAACGGATTGACGAGCTGGATAAATCGATGGAGGAGCCCGGCTTCTGGGACGATCCGGAGATGTCCACAAGGCTGATGCGCGAGGCCAAAAATCTCAAGGATACGGTGGAGAGCTACCGGAAGCTGGAGCAGGAATATGAGGACATCCAGGTGATGCTGGAAATGGGATATGAGGAGAATGATCCCTCCCTGATTCCTGAAATTCAGGGAATGATGGACGATTTTGTAGAGAAGCTGGAAGCTATCCGCATCCAGACTCTCCTTTCCGGTGAGTATGACAATAATAATGCGATTCTGAAGCTGAATGCGGGCGCAGGCGGAACGGAAGCCTGCGACTGGTGCAGTATGCTGTACCGGATGTATCAGCGGTGGGCAGATAAAAAGGGCTTTACCACAGCCGTCATTGACTATCTGGACGGTGAAGAGGCGGGAATTAAGTCCATTACCCTCCAGATCAACGGGGAAAATGCATATGGATTTCTCAAGTCTGAGAGAGGCGTCCACCGGCTGGTGCGAATTTCACCTTTCAACTCTGCCGGAAAAAGGCAGACCTCCTTTGTCTCCTGCGACGTGATGCCGGATATTAAGGAGGATCTGGATGTGGAGATTAACCCCGATGAGCTGCGGATTGATACCTACCGCTCCAGCGGCGCAGGCGGACAGCACATCAACAAGACCTCCTCCGCCATCCGCATTACCCATCTTCCGACGGGAATTGTGGTGCAGTGTCAGAATGAGAGATCCCAGTTCCAGAACAAGGAAGTGGCCATGCAGATGCTGAAGACAAAGCTCTACATGCTGAAGCAGGAGGAGCATGCGGAAAAGCTCTCAGACATCCGCGGAGATGTGAAGGATATTAATTTCGGAAACCAGATCCGCTCCTACGTAATGCAGCCGTACACGCTGGTCAAGGATCACAGGACGGGAGCGGAGAGCGGCAATGTAAACGCTGTGCTGGACGGAGACATTGACCTGTTTATCAGTGCGTATTTGAAGTGGATTAACCTGAACGATAAAAAAAGTGATTGA
- the hpf gene encoding ribosome hibernation-promoting factor, HPF/YfiA family, producing MRYTITGRNIDVTPGLREAVIEKIGKLERYFNQDTEAIITLSVTKDRQKIEVTIPVKGHIIRAEEQSTDMYVSIDLVEEIIERQLKKYKRKLIDKKQAPVDFSELFVQEESEPDDEIKIEKVKKFAMKPMDPEEACVQMELLGHSFYVFLNAETEEVNVVYKRKGHTYGLIEPEF from the coding sequence ATGCGTTATACGATTACTGGAAGAAATATTGATGTTACGCCTGGACTTAGGGAAGCGGTTATTGAGAAAATCGGAAAGCTGGAACGCTATTTTAACCAGGATACAGAGGCCATCATTACCCTGAGTGTGACGAAAGACCGTCAGAAAATCGAGGTTACCATCCCGGTAAAAGGCCATATCATCCGTGCAGAAGAGCAGAGCACAGATATGTATGTATCCATCGACCTGGTAGAGGAGATCATCGAGCGCCAGCTCAAGAAATACAAGAGAAAACTCATTGATAAGAAACAGGCCCCTGTGGATTTCAGCGAGCTTTTTGTACAGGAAGAATCAGAGCCTGATGACGAGATCAAGATCGAAAAGGTAAAGAAATTCGCCATGAAGCCAATGGATCCGGAAGAAGCCTGCGTTCAGATGGAGCTGCTCGGACATTCCTTCTATGTATTCTTAAACGCAGAGACAGAGGAAGTCAACGTAGTATACAAGAGAAAGGGACACACCTACGGACTGATCGAACCGGAATTCTAA
- a CDS encoding NAD(P)/FAD-dependent oxidoreductase, with product MKSYDIVIIGGGPAGLAAAAAAKRNGIDSILILERDKELGGILNQCIHNGFGLHTFKEELTGPEYARRFIDQVEELQIEYYLNTMVIDISHEKVVTAMNREEGLFEIQAKAVILAMGCRERSRGALNIPGYRPAGIYSAGTAQRLVNMEGFMPGREVVILGSGDIGLIMARRMTLEGAKVKVVAELMPYSGGLKRNIVQCLDDYGIPLKLSHTVVEIRGKERLTGITLAQVDEKGKPIPGTEEDYDCDTLLLSVGLIPENELSRGMGVDIEPVTSGPSVNESLETNIEGVFACGNVLHVHDLVDYVSEEAAVAGENAAKYVKGALPEGSGREIRLIPTEGVRYTVPKTIDPERMADALTVRFRVGNVYKNCYVSVYFDDERVIHRKRPVVAPGEMENVTFKKEQLLGCPDLKTITLKIEEA from the coding sequence ATGAAATCATATGATATTGTCATTATCGGAGGAGGCCCTGCCGGACTGGCTGCGGCCGCTGCCGCAAAGAGAAACGGAATTGACAGCATCCTGATTCTGGAGAGGGACAAGGAACTGGGAGGAATCCTGAACCAGTGCATTCACAACGGATTCGGGCTTCACACCTTCAAGGAGGAGCTGACAGGACCGGAGTATGCACGCCGGTTTATCGACCAGGTGGAGGAGCTTCAGATTGAATATTACCTGAACACAATGGTCATTGACATCTCCCACGAGAAGGTTGTCACAGCCATGAACCGGGAGGAGGGGCTGTTTGAGATCCAGGCAAAGGCGGTGATCCTGGCTATGGGCTGCCGGGAGAGATCCAGGGGAGCTCTGAATATCCCCGGCTACCGTCCGGCCGGAATTTACTCAGCGGGAACGGCTCAGCGCCTTGTAAATATGGAGGGCTTTATGCCGGGCCGTGAGGTTGTCATCCTCGGTTCCGGAGATATCGGGCTGATCATGGCCAGGAGAATGACCCTTGAGGGCGCCAAGGTAAAGGTGGTGGCAGAGCTGATGCCTTACTCCGGCGGCCTTAAGAGGAACATTGTCCAGTGCCTGGACGACTACGGCATTCCGTTAAAGCTGAGCCACACGGTTGTGGAGATCCGCGGAAAGGAGAGGCTTACAGGCATCACCCTGGCCCAGGTGGACGAGAAAGGAAAGCCGATTCCCGGAACAGAGGAGGACTATGACTGCGATACCCTCCTTCTGTCTGTGGGACTGATCCCTGAAAATGAATTAAGCCGCGGAATGGGCGTGGATATTGAGCCCGTCACCTCTGGCCCGTCTGTCAACGAGAGCCTGGAGACAAACATAGAGGGCGTGTTTGCCTGCGGAAATGTGCTCCACGTTCACGATCTGGTGGATTATGTGTCTGAGGAGGCGGCCGTGGCAGGCGAAAATGCGGCCAAGTATGTGAAGGGAGCCCTTCCGGAGGGAAGCGGAAGAGAGATCCGGCTTATCCCCACAGAGGGCGTGCGCTACACTGTTCCAAAGACCATCGATCCGGAGCGGATGGCAGATGCTCTGACTGTGCGCTTCCGTGTGGGCAATGTCTACAAAAACTGCTATGTGAGCGTATACTTTGACGATGAGCGGGTCATTCACAGAAAACGTCCGGTGGTGGCGCCGGGGGAGATGGAGAATGTAACCTTCAAAAAAGAGCAGCTTCTGGGCTGTCCGGACTTAAAGACGATTACACTGAAAATAGAGGAGGCGTAG
- a CDS encoding copper homeostasis protein CutC encodes MAENREMTIEICCGSYEDALAAARGGAERIELNSALALGGLTPSAACLRMVKRCTDLLVVSMVRPRGAGFCYTEAQTEQMFEEARELLENGSDGLAFGFLTEDRCVDLEKTGRMTELIHSYGREAVFHRAFDCTEDPVRAIEELIGLGADRILTSGQQEKAEQGKELLRQLQAAYGSRIQLLAGSGVNAGNARALAEYTGIRQLHSSCRYWERDVTTVGEGVNYSIAPAPHERDYDRVSERLVRELAEAFRER; translated from the coding sequence ATGGCAGAAAACAGAGAAATGACGATTGAAATTTGCTGCGGAAGCTATGAGGATGCCTTGGCGGCTGCCCGGGGAGGGGCAGAGAGGATCGAGTTAAACAGCGCCCTGGCCCTGGGAGGCCTCACGCCGTCAGCCGCCTGCCTGAGAATGGTGAAGCGCTGTACGGATCTGCTGGTGGTGTCGATGGTTCGGCCCAGGGGGGCCGGTTTCTGCTACACAGAGGCTCAGACGGAGCAGATGTTTGAGGAGGCGAGGGAGCTTCTGGAGAACGGAAGCGACGGACTTGCCTTTGGATTTCTGACTGAGGACAGGTGTGTGGATCTGGAGAAAACGGGCAGGATGACAGAGCTGATTCACAGCTACGGAAGGGAAGCAGTATTTCACAGGGCCTTCGACTGCACAGAAGATCCGGTGAGAGCTATTGAAGAGCTGATTGGGCTGGGAGCAGACAGGATTCTCACAAGCGGGCAGCAGGAGAAGGCAGAACAGGGAAAGGAGCTTCTCAGGCAGCTTCAGGCCGCGTACGGTTCCCGGATTCAGCTCCTGGCGGGAAGCGGCGTCAATGCAGGAAATGCAAGGGCCCTTGCAGAGTATACGGGTATCAGACAGCTCCACTCCTCCTGCCGATACTGGGAGAGGGATGTCACTACTGTAGGGGAAGGGGTGAACTACAGCATCGCCCCTGCGCCTCACGAGAGGGATTACGACAGAGTGAGTGAGAGGCTGGTCAGAGAGCTGGCAGAAGCGTTTAGAGAGCGGTAA
- a CDS encoding ACT domain-containing protein gives MEEQTKYFVLKQKAVPEVLLKVVQAKRLIESERAMTVQEATERVGISRSSFYKYKDDIFPFYDNAKGRTITLVLQMDDERGLLSDILHIVAVYKANILTIHQSIPVNNVASLTLSVEVRPDTGNISRMVEEMEEQKGIHHVKIIARE, from the coding sequence ATGGAAGAGCAGACAAAGTATTTTGTGCTAAAGCAGAAGGCTGTGCCGGAGGTGCTTCTGAAGGTAGTCCAGGCAAAACGGCTCATAGAATCTGAGCGGGCCATGACCGTTCAGGAGGCGACAGAGCGGGTCGGGATCAGCAGAAGCTCCTTCTACAAATATAAGGATGATATTTTTCCATTTTATGACAATGCAAAGGGCAGAACGATCACCCTGGTGCTCCAGATGGACGACGAGCGGGGGCTGCTTTCCGATATCCTGCATATCGTGGCAGTTTATAAGGCCAATATCCTGACAATCCATCAGAGTATTCCGGTCAACAATGTGGCGTCACTGACGCTGAGTGTGGAAGTGCGCCCGGATACCGGGAATATTTCCCGTATGGTGGAAGAAATGGAGGAACAGAAGGGGATTCATCATGTAAAAATTATTGCCAGGGAGTGA
- a CDS encoding DUF1667 domain-containing protein, with protein MEKRELICIGCPLGCMVTVEMENGEIKSVTGNTCKRGDDYARKEVTNPTRIVTSTVMVKGGNLDMVSVKTRNDIPKGKIFDCVRALKGVCVEAPVHIGDVILKDVCGTGVDVIATKEIQKKGA; from the coding sequence ATGGAAAAGAGAGAACTGATCTGTATTGGCTGCCCTCTGGGATGTATGGTAACCGTTGAGATGGAAAACGGTGAGATTAAGAGCGTGACAGGAAATACCTGCAAGCGGGGCGATGACTATGCCCGCAAGGAGGTGACGAATCCGACGAGGATTGTGACCTCCACAGTGATGGTTAAGGGAGGAAATCTCGACATGGTTTCCGTTAAGACAAGAAACGACATTCCCAAGGGGAAAATTTTCGACTGCGTGCGGGCCTTAAAGGGAGTCTGCGTGGAGGCGCCGGTCCATATCGGGGATGTGATTCTGAAGGATGTCTGCGGGACAGGTGTGGATGTGATTGCCACCAAGGAGATTCAGAAGAAGGGCGCCTAG
- the secA gene encoding preprotein translocase subunit SecA — MNLIEKVFGTHSDRELKLIYPIVDKIVALKPEMEKLTDEELKDNTRKFKERLANGETLDDILPEAFATVREASRRVLKMEHYPVQLIGGIVLHQGRIAEMKTGEGKTLVSTCPAYLNALTGKGVFIVTVNDYLAKRDAEWMGEVHRFLGLSVGVVLNSMTPPERKAAYGCDITYVTNNELGFDYLRDNMAIYKEQMVLRNLDYAIIDEVDSVLIDEARTPLIISGQSGKSTKLYEVCDILAKQLEQGEASAEFTKLSAIMGEEIEETGDFVVNEKDKVVNLTLDGVKKVEKYFNIENLADPENLEIQHNMIMALRANYLMFRDKDYVVKDNEVLIVDEFTGRIMPGRRYSDGLHQAIEAKEHVEVKRESRTLATITFQNFFNKFKKKAGMTGTAQTEEKEFRNIYQMDVIVIPTNRPVIRIDKNDAVYKTKKEKFHAVVEEVCAAHEKGQPVLVGTITIETSELLSKMLKKRGVPHKVLNAKFHELEAEIVADAGIHGAVTIATNMAGRGTDIKLDDVSKELGGLKIIGTERHESRRIDNQLRGRAGRQGDPGESRFYISLEDDLMRLFGSEKLMNMFNALGVPENEQIEHKMLSNAIEKAQMKIETNNYGIRENLLKYDEVMNEQREVIYEERRRVLDGENMRNVIMKMITDIVENAVDLSISDDQSPEEWNLTELNSLLLSIIPLQPIVLKDDQKKMKKNELKHMLKEAATKLYEAKEAEFQQAEQIRELERVVLLKVIDNKWMAHIDDMDQLREGIGLQAYGQKDPLVEYKMSGYEMFDAMTAAIREDTVRILYHIRVEQKVEREPAARVTGTNKDAGPQAPQKRETKKIYPNDPCPCGSGKKFKQCHGREMLANLQARQVSEQEKKARRDERRKEHQAEKEAQRAERQARKAERMAQREAAGETADSSEKADE, encoded by the coding sequence ATGAATCTTATAGAGAAAGTGTTCGGAACTCACAGCGACAGAGAGCTGAAGCTGATCTATCCCATTGTGGATAAAATCGTAGCTCTGAAGCCTGAGATGGAAAAGCTCACGGACGAGGAGCTGAAAGACAACACCAGGAAGTTTAAGGAGCGTCTGGCAAACGGGGAAACCCTTGACGATATTCTTCCAGAGGCATTTGCCACTGTCCGTGAGGCTTCCAGGCGTGTGCTGAAGATGGAGCATTATCCGGTACAGCTCATCGGCGGTATCGTGCTTCACCAGGGACGTATTGCGGAGATGAAGACCGGTGAGGGAAAAACGCTGGTGTCCACCTGCCCGGCTTACCTGAATGCGCTTACGGGAAAAGGTGTTTTCATCGTTACAGTCAACGATTACCTGGCAAAGCGTGACGCCGAGTGGATGGGAGAGGTTCACCGCTTCCTGGGGCTGAGTGTAGGCGTGGTATTAAATTCCATGACTCCGCCGGAGAGAAAGGCGGCCTATGGCTGCGATATCACCTATGTGACAAACAACGAGCTTGGCTTTGACTATCTGAGGGACAATATGGCCATCTACAAGGAGCAGATGGTTTTAAGAAATCTGGATTACGCCATCATCGACGAGGTGGACTCTGTCTTAATCGATGAGGCCAGAACACCGCTGATCATCTCCGGACAGAGCGGAAAATCCACGAAGCTCTACGAAGTCTGCGACATTCTGGCAAAGCAGCTGGAGCAGGGCGAGGCGTCTGCCGAGTTCACGAAGCTGTCCGCCATCATGGGCGAGGAGATTGAGGAGACCGGAGATTTCGTTGTCAATGAGAAGGATAAGGTTGTCAACCTGACTCTGGACGGTGTCAAGAAGGTTGAGAAATACTTTAATATTGAAAACCTGGCAGATCCGGAGAACCTGGAAATCCAGCACAACATGATCATGGCGTTAAGGGCCAACTATCTGATGTTCCGCGACAAGGATTACGTGGTGAAGGACAATGAGGTTCTGATCGTAGACGAGTTTACAGGACGTATCATGCCGGGCCGCCGCTACTCTGACGGACTTCACCAGGCTATCGAGGCCAAGGAGCATGTGGAGGTCAAGAGGGAGAGCCGGACTCTGGCGACGATCACCTTCCAGAACTTCTTCAACAAGTTTAAGAAGAAGGCGGGTATGACCGGTACGGCCCAGACCGAGGAGAAGGAGTTCCGGAACATCTACCAGATGGACGTTATCGTGATCCCGACGAACCGCCCGGTAATCCGTATTGATAAGAATGATGCAGTTTACAAGACAAAGAAAGAGAAATTCCACGCAGTTGTGGAGGAAGTCTGTGCAGCCCACGAGAAGGGACAGCCGGTTCTGGTGGGTACGATCACCATTGAGACCTCTGAGCTTCTGAGCAAGATGCTGAAAAAGCGCGGTGTTCCCCACAAGGTATTAAACGCTAAGTTCCATGAGCTGGAGGCTGAGATCGTGGCGGATGCCGGAATTCACGGCGCAGTGACCATCGCCACCAACATGGCCGGACGTGGTACGGATATTAAGCTGGACGATGTGTCCAAGGAGTTGGGCGGACTGAAGATTATCGGTACAGAGCGCCATGAGTCAAGGCGTATCGACAATCAGCTGAGAGGCCGCGCCGGACGTCAGGGAGATCCGGGAGAGTCCCGCTTCTACATTTCCCTGGAGGACGATCTGATGCGTCTGTTCGGCTCCGAGAAGCTGATGAACATGTTCAATGCTCTGGGAGTGCCGGAGAATGAGCAGATCGAGCACAAGATGCTTTCCAATGCCATTGAGAAGGCACAGATGAAGATTGAGACAAATAACTACGGAATCCGTGAAAACCTCTTAAAGTACGACGAGGTTATGAATGAGCAGCGCGAGGTTATCTACGAGGAGCGCCGCCGTGTTCTGGACGGAGAGAATATGAGAAATGTGATCATGAAGATGATCACGGATATTGTGGAGAATGCAGTGGATCTGTCCATCTCCGATGACCAGAGTCCGGAGGAGTGGAACCTGACAGAGCTCAACTCCCTTCTGCTCTCCATCATCCCGCTTCAGCCGATTGTCCTGAAGGATGATCAGAAGAAGATGAAGAAGAACGAGTTAAAGCACATGCTCAAAGAGGCGGCTACCAAGCTCTACGAGGCCAAGGAGGCCGAATTCCAGCAGGCAGAGCAGATCCGCGAGCTGGAGCGTGTAGTTCTTCTGAAGGTAATCGACAATAAGTGGATGGCTCACATTGACGATATGGATCAGCTCCGTGAGGGAATCGGACTTCAGGCCTACGGCCAGAAGGATCCTCTGGTTGAATACAAGATGAGCGGCTACGAGATGTTCGACGCCATGACAGCGGCAATCCGCGAGGATACAGTGAGAATCCTCTACCACATCCGCGTGGAGCAGAAGGTAGAGAGGGAACCGGCAGCCAGGGTGACAGGAACCAATAAGGATGCAGGTCCTCAGGCTCCTCAGAAGAGAGAGACAAAGAAGATTTATCCGAACGATCCGTGCCCCTGCGGTTCCGGAAAGAAGTTCAAGCAGTGCCATGGACGTGAGATGCTTGCAAACCTGCAGGCCCGCCAGGTGAGCGAGCAGGAAAAGAAGGCCCGCCGAGATGAGCGACGCAAGGAGCATCAGGCGGAGAAAGAAGCTCAGAGAGCGGAAAGACAGGCCAGAAAGGCAGAGAGAATGGCCCAGAGGGAGGCCGCAGGAGAAACGGCAGACAGCAGCGAGAAGGCTGACGAGTAG
- a CDS encoding homoserine dehydrogenase translates to MIYAAVMGYGTIGSGVVEVLDRNRDVISARTGEEIQVKYILDLREFPGDPNEDKLIHDFSVIEKDEEIGIVVEAMGGVRPAYDFAKACLLAGKHVVTSNKALVAAHGTELLSIARQKNLNFLFEASAGGGIPIIRPLTEALAGEKILEISGILNGTTNYILTKMDREGQTFEEALRKAQELGYAERNPEADVEGFDTCRKIAILTALATGKEIHYEDVYTEGITAVTDTDFQYAAKFQASIKLFGSSRMEDGRVTVFVCPMMIPQENPLYCVSDVYNAVMVKGNMVGTLMFYGSGAGKLPTASAVVADIMEIAGNMDRNIPIGWSDERQELSPVTEARFSYFLRVEGRLEEKRAEIEAAFGPSRFAELPGMDEFAVLTGEMTEEHYRKVSAAFGDIRQMIRAQI, encoded by the coding sequence ATGATATATGCAGCAGTAATGGGTTATGGAACTATTGGTTCAGGAGTTGTGGAGGTTCTTGACAGGAACAGAGACGTGATCTCGGCCAGGACAGGAGAGGAGATTCAGGTCAAATATATTCTGGATCTCAGGGAATTTCCGGGAGATCCCAATGAAGATAAGCTGATACACGATTTTTCCGTGATTGAGAAGGATGAGGAGATAGGGATTGTGGTAGAAGCTATGGGCGGTGTGCGCCCGGCCTATGATTTTGCGAAGGCCTGCCTTCTTGCCGGAAAGCATGTGGTGACCTCCAATAAAGCGCTGGTGGCTGCACATGGGACGGAGCTTCTCTCCATTGCCAGGCAGAAGAATCTGAACTTTCTCTTTGAGGCCAGTGCAGGCGGCGGCATTCCGATTATCCGCCCGCTGACAGAGGCTCTTGCGGGAGAGAAAATCCTGGAGATCAGCGGTATTTTAAACGGAACAACCAACTATATTCTCACGAAAATGGACAGAGAGGGCCAGACCTTTGAGGAGGCCCTGAGAAAGGCTCAGGAGCTGGGATACGCGGAGAGAAATCCGGAAGCCGATGTGGAAGGGTTTGACACCTGCCGCAAGATTGCCATTCTGACTGCCCTGGCTACAGGAAAGGAAATCCACTATGAGGATGTGTACACTGAGGGAATCACGGCAGTCACAGACACGGATTTTCAGTATGCGGCAAAATTTCAGGCTTCCATTAAACTGTTTGGAAGCAGCCGCATGGAAGACGGAAGGGTGACAGTTTTTGTATGCCCTATGATGATTCCTCAGGAGAACCCTCTTTACTGTGTGAGCGATGTGTACAACGCGGTGATGGTGAAGGGAAACATGGTGGGAACTCTGATGTTCTACGGAAGCGGTGCGGGAAAACTGCCTACAGCCAGTGCAGTGGTGGCGGATATAATGGAAATCGCAGGCAATATGGACAGAAATATCCCCATAGGCTGGAGCGATGAGAGGCAGGAGCTTTCACCGGTTACGGAGGCCAGGTTCTCCTACTTCCTGAGAGTGGAGGGAAGGCTGGAGGAAAAGAGGGCTGAGATTGAGGCAGCTTTTGGCCCGTCCAGGTTTGCAGAGCTTCCGGGAATGGATGAGTTTGCAGTCCTCACGGGAGAGATGACGGAAGAACATTACAGAAAGGTATCAGCAGCCTTCGGAGACATCCGACAGATGATCCGGGCTCAGATATAG